One Nocardioides sp. DNA window includes the following coding sequences:
- a CDS encoding FHA domain-containing protein, whose protein sequence is MKIDYSGDRGTLVVATGFVLLLPDGRDDAQQLWELAQSGPDVMATLDALSPDGLANLGAFAAALWDADLLRIVVRGAMTIVVTTTAEVETWNGRGVATWSERAYDVGEVAALELAQSATETASSLPLLAGVVRADVARVLLTQTADIVPTHAEASMSEPRPVPVSEPASAKVPEPQPEPEPEPEPQPEPEPEPEPQPEPEPAPEPEPAPRPADATLAEQEDIAFDALFTPHTVVGRKVEDAAVREIEDPPAAQIAPPPLGADSVSGDHDHRTMLPEEFAKVRAAAQELAQRAQLGPRAILRLSSGRDVVVDRLVLLGRAPRTTSAASNDLPTLVVIDDPYVSGTHLEVAVVEGQVVATDVSRNGTELTDPGQLPGPMVPRQPTRLSNGSRLRLSESIAIEVVIS, encoded by the coding sequence GTGAAGATCGACTATTCGGGAGACCGAGGCACCCTCGTGGTGGCGACGGGCTTCGTGTTGCTGCTCCCCGATGGACGTGACGACGCTCAGCAACTGTGGGAACTGGCCCAAAGCGGCCCCGATGTGATGGCCACGTTGGACGCGCTGTCTCCTGACGGGCTGGCCAATCTGGGGGCGTTCGCTGCTGCATTGTGGGACGCCGACCTGCTGCGCATTGTGGTGCGGGGGGCGATGACGATCGTCGTCACCACGACGGCGGAGGTCGAGACCTGGAACGGCCGCGGTGTGGCTACCTGGTCCGAGCGTGCCTATGACGTCGGAGAGGTCGCGGCGCTCGAACTTGCGCAGTCAGCCACCGAGACTGCCTCGAGTCTCCCGCTGTTGGCAGGCGTCGTACGCGCGGACGTGGCCCGCGTGCTTCTCACGCAGACAGCGGACATCGTGCCGACTCACGCTGAGGCATCGATGTCAGAACCCAGGCCCGTGCCTGTGTCCGAACCCGCTTCCGCGAAGGTACCTGAGCCACAACCCGAGCCGGAGCCAGAGCCCGAACCACAACCCGAGCCGGAGCCAGAGCCAGAACCACAACCCGAGCCAGAGCCGGCACCTGAGCCCGAGCCTGCCCCTCGACCCGCAGACGCCACGCTGGCTGAGCAGGAGGACATTGCGTTCGACGCACTCTTCACCCCTCACACCGTCGTCGGCCGGAAGGTCGAAGATGCCGCAGTCCGCGAGATCGAAGACCCCCCGGCTGCCCAGATCGCACCCCCACCGCTGGGCGCTGACTCGGTCAGCGGTGACCACGATCACCGCACCATGCTTCCGGAGGAGTTCGCAAAGGTACGAGCCGCGGCTCAGGAGTTGGCCCAACGGGCTCAGCTTGGACCGCGCGCGATCTTGCGCCTGTCGAGTGGACGGGACGTGGTGGTCGATCGTCTGGTCTTGCTAGGGCGCGCACCTCGTACGACCAGTGCGGCAAGCAACGACCTACCGACGCTGGTCGTCATCGACGATCCCTACGTCTCCGGCACTCATCTCGAGGTGGCGGTCGTCGAGGGCCAGGTGGTGGCGACGGACGTGTCGCGCAATGGCACTGAACTCACCGACCCAGGGCAATTGCCGGGCCCGATGGTGCCGCGCCAGCCCACGCGCTTGTCGAACGGCTCGCGGCTGCGGCTCTCCGAATCCATCGCGATCGAGGTCGTGATTTCGTGA
- a CDS encoding protein kinase, with amino-acid sequence MSVAATTGPSITGPAISGLTFVRHLGSGGFADVFLYEQHRPTRPVAVKVLKTAATNDEVLAQFNAEANVMAQLSGHPSIVAIYAADVSVDGRPYLVMEYCPPPTLESRYRREQISVSETLETGIRIASAVETLHRAGIVHRDIKPHNILTSAYGDAKLTDFGIASSDTKSDGSYAMSVPWSPPESFGELPPTDPRLDVWALGATLYSLLAGRSPFEVPGGANDNPTLMSRIERLPLPVLARADVPQSLNRTLARAMSKAPEGRHASALELAAELQDVQAELGYAHTRANILDASPQAASAAEQSDDRTLVRVIEISPDVTPGNATGTLPPARFVGPVSDRTGHVLDRTQVPVSSPSTVDADSISRPFEGTAGVDEASPSPARWKLAAAGAAVVIFGGVGAAVVASMASDPNDDAGEQETGQAFGESEPPDAVAEVVATPTRVRAESAAGVVVFSWRNAKPAEGDRYGLEWMVANQPQQPQTLAAPKFRAKAPSGQIVCASVTLIRSSGSASQPSGLVCEEAR; translated from the coding sequence GTGAGCGTTGCAGCGACCACGGGGCCTTCGATCACGGGGCCTGCGATCTCCGGGCTCACATTCGTGCGTCATCTGGGCAGTGGTGGCTTCGCTGATGTCTTCTTGTACGAACAGCACCGCCCCACCCGTCCGGTGGCCGTGAAGGTGCTCAAGACTGCGGCGACAAACGACGAGGTTCTGGCCCAGTTCAACGCCGAGGCCAACGTGATGGCCCAACTGTCGGGTCACCCGTCGATCGTGGCGATCTATGCCGCCGACGTCAGCGTCGATGGTCGGCCCTATCTCGTCATGGAGTATTGCCCGCCGCCAACCCTGGAGTCGCGCTACCGCCGCGAGCAGATCAGTGTCAGTGAGACGTTGGAGACCGGGATCCGGATCGCCAGCGCGGTGGAGACTCTGCATCGAGCCGGGATCGTGCACCGTGATATCAAGCCGCACAACATCCTGACCAGTGCCTACGGCGATGCGAAGCTGACCGACTTCGGGATCGCCAGCTCTGACACGAAGAGCGACGGCAGCTATGCGATGTCGGTGCCGTGGAGTCCTCCTGAATCTTTCGGCGAATTGCCGCCCACCGACCCTCGGCTCGATGTCTGGGCGTTGGGCGCCACCTTGTATTCGTTGCTGGCCGGGCGCTCGCCATTCGAGGTTCCGGGCGGTGCTAATGACAACCCCACCTTGATGAGTCGGATCGAACGGCTCCCCCTGCCGGTGTTGGCCCGCGCGGATGTGCCCCAGTCCTTGAATCGGACGCTGGCCCGGGCCATGAGCAAGGCGCCCGAGGGACGCCACGCCAGCGCGTTGGAACTCGCTGCGGAACTCCAAGACGTCCAAGCCGAGTTGGGCTACGCCCACACTCGCGCGAACATCCTCGACGCCTCGCCCCAGGCGGCAAGCGCCGCAGAACAGTCAGATGATCGCACCCTGGTTCGGGTTATCGAGATCTCGCCCGACGTCACGCCGGGCAATGCCACCGGGACCCTTCCTCCTGCCCGGTTTGTTGGGCCGGTATCGGATCGCACGGGCCACGTCCTGGACCGAACTCAGGTTCCGGTGTCCTCGCCGAGCACAGTGGACGCCGATTCGATCTCGCGTCCGTTCGAAGGCACGGCCGGGGTGGACGAGGCATCGCCATCTCCGGCTCGATGGAAGCTCGCCGCCGCGGGAGCGGCCGTGGTGATCTTCGGTGGGGTGGGCGCGGCGGTGGTCGCGTCGATGGCCTCGGACCCGAACGACGACGCCGGTGAGCAGGAGACCGGTCAGGCATTCGGGGAGTCCGAGCCGCCGGACGCGGTAGCCGAAGTCGTCGCGACGCCTACGCGGGTGCGAGCCGAATCCGCTGCGGGAGTCGTGGTCTTCTCCTGGCGCAATGCCAAACCGGCGGAGGGCGACCGCTACGGCCTGGAGTGGATGGTCGCCAACCAGCCTCAGCAACCACAGACGTTGGCCGCCCCCAAGTTCAGGGCCAAGGCCCCGTCGGGGCAGATTGTGTGCGCAAGCGTCACGTTGATTCGCAGCAGCGGGTCCGCGTCGCAACCCTCCGGACTCGTGTGCGAGGAGGCGAGATGA